In one window of Fictibacillus phosphorivorans DNA:
- a CDS encoding GNAT family N-acetyltransferase, with protein sequence MIKTYTTNEQGFQDALAVRKDVFVREQQIDEKEEIDNNEDASLHFVLYDGDKPVGAARLREVNGEGKVERVCILSSHRKKGLGEELMNAMQTAAVERSLPSLILYAQTQAEDFYKKLGYVTTSKEPFLDANIPHVAMKKALKSS encoded by the coding sequence TTGATTAAAACGTATACAACGAACGAGCAAGGTTTTCAAGATGCACTAGCTGTAAGAAAAGATGTTTTCGTTCGCGAACAGCAGATTGATGAAAAAGAAGAGATTGATAACAATGAAGATGCGTCCCTGCATTTTGTTCTTTACGATGGAGACAAACCAGTTGGTGCGGCTAGACTTCGTGAAGTTAATGGAGAAGGCAAAGTAGAACGTGTATGCATCTTATCTTCTCATCGAAAAAAAGGACTGGGAGAAGAATTGATGAACGCTATGCAAACAGCTGCCGTCGAACGATCTTTACCAAGCCTTATATTATATGCTCAAACTCAAGCAGAAGACTTTTATAAAAAGCTTGGTTATGTAACAACCTCAAAAGAACCCTTTCTTGATGCTAACATTCCGCATGTAGCCATGAAAAAAGCATTGAAGTCGTCGTAG
- a CDS encoding YjcG family protein gives MKYGIAIFPSKNLQDKVNSYRKRYDPHYALIAPHITLKEPYEATEEEIQEQISYISSVAKNIDPFSILINKVGSFHPVNNVIFLKVNEADEIKSLHEQLYSGPLEHQQPYNFVPHLTLGQKLSDEEHSDVLERLRMIDIEHEERIDRFQLLYQLDNGSWTVYETFRLGKGV, from the coding sequence ATGAAATACGGTATCGCAATTTTTCCATCAAAAAATCTACAAGATAAAGTGAATTCCTACCGAAAGCGGTATGACCCGCATTATGCCCTTATCGCACCTCACATTACGCTTAAGGAGCCTTATGAGGCAACTGAGGAAGAAATACAAGAACAAATTTCTTATATTTCTTCTGTTGCAAAGAATATAGATCCTTTTTCTATCTTGATTAATAAAGTAGGATCTTTCCATCCTGTTAACAATGTTATTTTTCTAAAAGTTAATGAAGCTGATGAAATTAAATCACTGCATGAGCAGTTATATTCTGGTCCGCTTGAACATCAACAACCATACAATTTTGTACCGCATTTAACACTTGGACAAAAACTATCTGATGAAGAACATTCAGACGTTTTGGAACGATTACGTATGATAGACATCGAACATGAAGAACGAATCGACCGTTTCCAACTTCTCTATCAACTGGATAACGGATCATGGACGGTCTATGAAACATTTCGACTTGGAAAAGGAGTTTAA
- a CDS encoding MBL fold metallo-hydrolase: protein MEFVELSTGCYYFKGAVNIGYIVSEDKNKGMLIDAGLESSAAKKVIKQLRSEELPLTHLFITHAHADHFGGAFYIQQNYDVHTIAPALEEAIMSNPILEPIYLSQGNSPLREMRNKFLEAPAIRIDEICSEGYLEAFPEVQIIHLPGHSYNQHGILFRGILYAADAFLGKDVLQKHKIPFIVDASENIATLHKLKMMHVEGMVPGHGNDVTEYKDVIQNNILIHEKITLDVQNVVNQSGNSGISFENIVASMLTKYEVEPANLGSYSLFRTAISAHVIQLLANESAVYKITGGKLVIFSALYKA from the coding sequence ATGGAATTCGTTGAACTTTCAACAGGATGTTATTATTTTAAGGGTGCTGTTAATATAGGGTATATCGTGTCTGAAGATAAGAACAAAGGTATGTTAATAGATGCTGGCCTAGAATCATCAGCAGCGAAAAAAGTGATAAAGCAACTTCGAAGTGAAGAGCTTCCGTTAACTCATCTATTTATTACTCATGCACATGCCGACCATTTTGGCGGAGCTTTTTATATACAACAAAACTATGATGTACATACAATCGCGCCTGCACTAGAAGAAGCGATCATGAGTAATCCAATACTAGAACCGATCTATTTATCTCAAGGAAATTCCCCGTTAAGAGAAATGCGGAATAAATTTTTAGAAGCACCAGCTATACGAATTGATGAAATTTGTTCAGAAGGCTATTTAGAAGCATTTCCAGAAGTTCAAATTATACATCTTCCTGGTCATAGTTATAATCAACATGGTATCTTGTTCCGTGGTATTTTATATGCAGCCGATGCTTTTTTAGGAAAAGATGTGCTCCAAAAGCATAAGATTCCTTTTATAGTTGATGCAAGTGAAAACATAGCAACCCTTCACAAGTTAAAGATGATGCATGTAGAAGGAATGGTACCCGGACATGGTAACGATGTAACCGAGTACAAAGATGTTATTCAAAATAACATCCTTATCCACGAGAAAATTACGTTAGACGTTCAGAATGTTGTTAACCAATCAGGTAATTCTGGAATATCATTTGAGAATATCGTAGCGTCCATGCTAACGAAATACGAAGTTGAACCGGCAAATTTAGGTTCATATTCTTTGTTTCGAACGGCCATCTCTGCACATGTTATTCAATTGCTAGCGAACGAAAGTGCAGTATATAAGATAACTGGTGGCAAACTTGTTATTTTTTCGGCTTTGTACAAGGCATGA
- a CDS encoding short-chain fatty acid transporter, which yields MRLLISFSNRLMQRYMPDPFLLVILLTFFVCGLALFATDSTPVEIVNFWGTGFWSLLTFSMQMVLILVTGHVMASSPLFKKLLGSLAKLPKSPGQAIILVTLVALVACWINWGFGLIIGALFAKEIALKVKGVDYRLLIASAYSGFIIWSGGLSGSVVLTIATPGHFTENIMGVVPTSETIFSSFNFIILAGLFIMVPIINRLMVPPSEKAFVIDPALLEEKDSLEAVSKEESLQTPADRLENSQLLSILIGLLGISYLVYYFTKNGFTLNLDIVNFLFLFIGIILHKTPRLFLKAVTDAVKNASGIIIQFPFYAGLMGIVTSSGLVAVLSNMLISFSNEHTFHLFTLWSAGLVNFFVPSGGGQWAVQGPVMLEAAQNLGVSLSKTAMAVAWGDAWTNMIQPFYALPALAIAGLKAKDIMGYGLVMMIITGVFISGVFLLL from the coding sequence TTGAGACTATTAATTTCGTTTTCAAACAGATTGATGCAAAGGTATATGCCTGACCCCTTTTTGTTAGTCATCTTACTAACATTCTTCGTATGTGGCCTAGCTTTATTTGCGACAGATAGCACCCCTGTAGAAATCGTTAATTTTTGGGGTACAGGGTTTTGGAGTTTATTAACGTTTTCTATGCAGATGGTGTTAATATTAGTGACCGGTCATGTGATGGCAAGTTCACCATTATTTAAGAAACTCTTAGGTTCACTAGCAAAGTTACCTAAATCACCAGGACAAGCTATTATTCTCGTAACGTTAGTAGCACTCGTCGCATGCTGGATCAATTGGGGCTTCGGTCTTATTATTGGTGCACTGTTCGCAAAAGAGATCGCACTTAAAGTAAAAGGCGTGGACTACCGGTTATTAATCGCAAGTGCTTATAGTGGCTTTATCATATGGAGTGGAGGTCTTTCGGGCTCTGTTGTATTAACGATTGCTACACCTGGACACTTTACTGAAAATATTATGGGAGTTGTTCCAACGAGTGAGACGATCTTTTCATCGTTCAACTTTATCATTCTTGCAGGTCTTTTCATCATGGTACCGATTATAAACAGATTAATGGTCCCTCCAAGTGAAAAAGCGTTTGTAATCGATCCCGCATTGTTAGAAGAAAAGGATTCTCTTGAAGCAGTAAGTAAAGAAGAATCACTTCAAACACCCGCTGATCGACTTGAGAATAGTCAGTTATTATCTATCCTTATCGGGCTTCTTGGCATCTCATACCTAGTCTATTATTTCACAAAAAATGGCTTTACCTTAAATCTGGATATTGTAAACTTTTTATTTTTATTCATCGGTATTATCTTACATAAAACACCCAGGTTATTTCTGAAAGCGGTTACGGATGCTGTGAAAAACGCGAGCGGTATTATCATTCAGTTTCCTTTTTATGCAGGTTTAATGGGTATCGTGACTTCATCAGGACTAGTTGCAGTTTTGTCCAACATGCTTATCTCCTTTTCAAACGAACATACTTTTCATTTATTTACATTATGGAGTGCTGGCCTTGTAAACTTTTTTGTTCCATCTGGCGGAGGGCAATGGGCGGTACAAGGACCTGTTATGTTAGAAGCAGCTCAAAACTTAGGCGTTTCTTTATCAAAAACGGCTATGGCTGTAGCTTGGGGTGATGCATGGACAAACATGATCCAACCATTCTATGCGCTTCCTGCACTAGCTATCGCTGGATTAAAAGCAAAAGACATCATGGGATACGGTCTTGTTATGATGATCATTACAGGGGTATTTATTTCTGGAGTGTTTTTATTGTTGTAA
- a CDS encoding phosphatidylglycerophosphatase A, producing the protein MNNRVHSREVEAAARRLLNERGVTIPEIAEIVYEMQIPFSPGLTKEECIESVDAVLMKREIQHAILVGVELDILAEQRKLSEPLQSIVEQDEGLFGVDETIALGAVFGYGSIAVTTFGHLDKFKMGIIQKLDTKIANGKVHTFLDDLVASIAANASSRLAHRLRDKQERLDLEEIKIRDEEEKIG; encoded by the coding sequence TTGAATAATAGAGTGCACAGTCGAGAAGTTGAAGCAGCTGCAAGAAGGTTGTTGAATGAAAGAGGCGTCACAATTCCTGAAATCGCTGAGATTGTATATGAAATGCAGATTCCATTTTCACCTGGCTTAACGAAAGAAGAGTGTATAGAAAGCGTCGACGCTGTTCTTATGAAGCGCGAGATTCAGCATGCTATTCTAGTCGGAGTAGAACTTGATATACTTGCGGAACAAAGAAAGTTATCTGAACCCCTTCAAAGTATCGTTGAACAAGATGAAGGATTGTTTGGTGTAGATGAAACAATCGCACTTGGAGCGGTTTTCGGTTATGGATCGATAGCCGTTACAACTTTTGGGCACCTAGACAAATTTAAGATGGGGATTATTCAAAAACTAGATACAAAGATTGCGAATGGTAAAGTGCATACATTCTTGGACGATCTTGTTGCAAGTATTGCAGCCAATGCATCAAGTCGACTCGCACACAGACTTCGAGATAAGCAGGAGCGGCTTGATCTGGAAGAGATTAAGATTCGTGATGAGGAAGAGAAGATTGGATAA
- the cysC gene encoding adenylyl-sulfate kinase produces MNQEDKNITWQQHNVTKAMRQKLHGHKSFVLWFTGLSGSGKSTIASEVEKMLYKRKHSTMLLDGDNVRHGLNRDLTFSKEARTENIRRIGEVAKLFVESGSIVLVAAISPIAADRDAVRSLFTREEFVEVYIDCNLIECEKRDPKGLYRKVREGLITNFTGISDPYEAPVSPEIIVKTDLLEVNESAEHIIQYLIANQYIS; encoded by the coding sequence TTGAATCAAGAAGATAAGAATATAACATGGCAACAGCATAACGTAACAAAGGCAATGAGACAGAAGCTTCATGGTCATAAAAGCTTTGTACTTTGGTTTACAGGCCTATCTGGTTCTGGGAAATCAACGATAGCTTCCGAAGTGGAGAAGATGTTATACAAAAGAAAGCACAGTACCATGTTGCTTGATGGGGATAATGTTAGACACGGATTAAATCGAGATCTAACTTTTTCAAAAGAAGCAAGAACCGAGAACATTAGAAGGATTGGGGAAGTTGCAAAGCTTTTTGTGGAGAGTGGATCGATTGTTTTAGTTGCAGCTATTTCTCCTATTGCTGCAGATCGTGATGCTGTTAGAAGTTTGTTTACTCGTGAAGAATTTGTAGAAGTATATATAGATTGCAATCTTATAGAATGTGAAAAAAGAGATCCAAAAGGACTTTATAGAAAAGTAAGAGAAGGATTAATCACTAATTTCACGGGTATTTCTGATCCATATGAAGCACCGGTTTCTCCAGAGATCATTGTGAAAACAGATCTTTTAGAAGTAAATGAAAGTGCAGAACATATCATACAATACTTGATCGCAAATCAATATATATCCTAA
- a CDS encoding glycosyltransferase family 2 protein: protein MKVGVVLPVYHQEREYIFECIESVEKQTFRDFKLVIVLDGPNDETVTAINEASKLLTIPYEIVDRKVNLGISPTLNEGFELLLDCPYLTWISSDNRHDPNFLERLVDTMDQASKETVLVYSFYRRIDQHGTPITYTKAWYEYVEHFMTRKKEEIFQNCFIGASFLFRSEAFSKAGGYRGDFPNVQDHDFWIRLLQHGDFVLLREYIMEYRFNGRYALTTNIPPEQLTMESMASSIDIQKRIGKLTKVSILLYTHNHVKTIDHALNSILQQTLSDFQIVVVDDGSTDFTPDSIHKTHESRMVPLLLNHRGKAGSIEIALDYCIGEYVLFMTGEDWLDPQALEQMVLRMETLPSQTDMLVTNHKIWYERRDRLFPGPIIKGSRYENNAFKKTTQPYAVLYKLKAIQKDLSGVSDDQVVNHFFSQHANAENMHWMNMALYHKRMK, encoded by the coding sequence GTGAAAGTAGGCGTTGTACTCCCCGTTTATCATCAGGAAAGGGAGTATATATTTGAATGTATAGAATCAGTGGAAAAACAGACTTTTCGTGATTTTAAACTTGTAATCGTGCTTGATGGACCTAATGATGAAACGGTCACTGCCATAAATGAAGCTAGTAAACTTTTGACCATTCCCTATGAGATCGTGGATCGAAAGGTGAACCTTGGAATTTCTCCTACACTGAATGAGGGTTTTGAACTCCTTCTAGATTGTCCTTATCTTACTTGGATCTCCAGTGATAACAGACATGATCCAAACTTTTTAGAGCGATTAGTCGATACGATGGATCAAGCATCGAAAGAAACCGTATTGGTGTATTCCTTTTATAGACGAATCGATCAACATGGGACACCGATCACTTATACAAAGGCTTGGTATGAATATGTCGAGCATTTTATGACGAGGAAAAAAGAAGAGATCTTCCAGAATTGTTTCATTGGTGCTTCTTTCTTGTTCAGAAGTGAAGCTTTTTCAAAAGCTGGAGGCTATCGAGGAGATTTCCCTAACGTACAAGACCATGATTTTTGGATCCGTTTGCTACAGCATGGCGATTTCGTGCTCCTGCGTGAATATATTATGGAATATCGCTTTAATGGCAGATATGCCCTAACGACAAACATTCCGCCAGAGCAACTAACGATGGAGAGTATGGCAAGCAGTATCGATATTCAAAAGCGAATCGGAAAGCTTACAAAAGTGAGTATTCTTCTGTATACGCATAATCATGTGAAAACGATCGACCATGCATTGAACAGCATTCTTCAACAAACGTTAAGCGATTTTCAGATCGTAGTAGTGGATGACGGTTCGACCGATTTCACTCCTGATTCAATTCATAAAACACACGAATCGAGAATGGTCCCCTTACTGCTAAATCATCGCGGAAAAGCAGGTTCCATTGAAATCGCCCTCGATTATTGTATCGGTGAGTATGTTCTATTTATGACCGGAGAAGACTGGCTAGATCCACAAGCGCTTGAGCAGATGGTGTTAAGAATGGAAACACTACCTTCTCAAACAGATATGTTAGTGACGAATCATAAAATTTGGTATGAACGCCGAGATCGATTATTTCCAGGACCTATTATTAAAGGAAGTCGATATGAGAATAATGCCTTCAAAAAAACCACTCAACCATATGCGGTACTGTATAAGCTAAAGGCAATTCAAAAAGATTTGAGCGGTGTATCAGACGATCAAGTAGTAAACCATTTCTTTAGTCAACATGCTAATGCCGAGAATATGCATTGGATGAATATGGCTCTTTACCATAAACGTATGAAATAA
- a CDS encoding NAD-dependent epimerase/dehydratase family protein, protein MKKKIIITGAAGFTGNSACQYFADKGYDVIGISRSDLAEVKVRVVTCDLLDKEKVSEIFDFYKPDFCLHLAGVNSVPRSWNDPSSTIEANVLGTVYLLEAIRKAVPSCRTVIVSSALSGIDHPYGVSKKHQEQLVADWANLFDLQLMIAKPCNLIGPGRSPGFVSFLANRIIQLESSGDHSPINISHLQNEREFLDVRDAIAAYEVLLKAGNRNVTYEIGSGKMTTLLEILDIFQTLTKEKLTIIETNDTKDLSPRVMNSELIKDYNWQTVYPLELSIKQILSYHRSVGS, encoded by the coding sequence ATGAAAAAAAAGATTATAATCACGGGTGCAGCAGGATTTACGGGGAATTCTGCTTGTCAGTACTTTGCAGATAAGGGATATGATGTGATAGGTATCTCTAGAAGTGACTTAGCTGAAGTAAAGGTGCGTGTTGTTACCTGTGATCTATTAGACAAAGAAAAGGTGTCGGAGATCTTTGACTTCTATAAACCTGATTTTTGTTTGCATCTAGCAGGTGTGAATTCTGTACCTCGCTCATGGAATGACCCTTCATCAACGATTGAAGCTAACGTACTCGGTACCGTTTATTTATTGGAAGCCATCCGTAAAGCCGTTCCATCGTGTCGTACCGTAATTGTAAGCTCAGCACTTTCAGGAATAGATCATCCTTATGGTGTGAGTAAAAAACATCAAGAACAACTTGTAGCAGACTGGGCAAATCTGTTTGATCTTCAACTTATGATAGCAAAACCATGTAACTTGATCGGACCAGGCAGATCACCTGGTTTCGTTTCTTTTTTAGCAAATCGTATCATTCAGCTCGAATCGTCAGGTGATCATAGTCCCATCAACATCAGCCACCTCCAAAACGAACGAGAATTCTTAGATGTAAGAGATGCGATAGCTGCTTATGAAGTTCTTTTAAAAGCAGGAAATAGGAATGTGACCTATGAGATAGGTTCAGGAAAGATGACAACATTGCTAGAGATTCTTGATATCTTCCAAACATTAACAAAAGAAAAACTTACGATCATAGAGACGAACGATACTAAAGACTTGAGTCCTCGTGTTATGAACTCAGAGCTGATAAAAGATTATAACTGGCAAACTGTTTATCCCTTAGAACTCTCAATTAAACAAATTCTTTCCTACCACAGATCGGTAGGTTCATGA
- a CDS encoding DUF421 domain-containing protein, whose translation MDIHVGQLTTELIVGFIALFLLTKVLGKTQISQITPFDFISSIFLGELVGNAMYDDETSIFVILYAIVVWGSMVYIVEIISQKFKGTRKFLEGAPTIVIRNGLIDRDMLKKSKLDINQLQNLVRQKGFFGLREVEYAILESNGSLSILPKYQYGPPNRQDLNLQSQEQPELPITLILDGELNHDNLSTAGLSRNKLLEQIHKQGYSDIKEVVYAEFSEGKLLIMPCTKPKK comes from the coding sequence ATGGACATTCATGTTGGGCAATTGACGACCGAACTAATCGTAGGGTTTATCGCTCTCTTTTTGTTAACAAAAGTATTAGGAAAAACGCAGATCTCACAAATAACACCCTTTGATTTTATTTCATCGATTTTCTTGGGTGAATTAGTTGGTAATGCTATGTATGATGATGAGACTTCTATATTCGTCATCTTGTATGCGATTGTGGTTTGGGGATCCATGGTTTATATTGTTGAAATTATTTCTCAGAAATTTAAGGGAACACGAAAATTTTTAGAAGGCGCACCCACTATCGTCATACGGAACGGACTGATCGATCGTGATATGCTAAAAAAGAGTAAACTAGACATCAACCAACTTCAAAACTTAGTAAGACAAAAAGGATTTTTTGGTTTAAGAGAAGTCGAGTATGCCATTTTAGAATCTAACGGATCGTTAAGTATATTGCCTAAATACCAATACGGCCCGCCAAACAGACAGGATTTGAACCTACAAAGTCAGGAGCAGCCAGAATTACCGATTACTCTCATATTAGATGGTGAACTAAACCACGATAACCTTTCAACAGCAGGGCTTTCAAGAAATAAACTTTTAGAACAAATTCACAAACAAGGCTATTCGGATATAAAAGAAGTTGTATATGCAGAATTCTCAGAAGGTAAATTGTTAATCATGCCTTGTACAAAGCCGAAAAAATAA
- a CDS encoding CotD family spore coat protein, with amino-acid sequence MALFKRPGIFAKKGMVPNMGAMGPTMGAMGQMAPTMGAMAQMPQMGGCGYPAVSPSQYYPPQVMPAQFSPTNQQVQYNQQDVYVPMIHPTQTTQVNQMNYKYVHYFPQNTNVVNQATQQNLCGTVQPIMAPCPPPCPPPCGPCGPWRKN; translated from the coding sequence TTGGCTTTATTTAAACGCCCTGGCATTTTTGCCAAAAAGGGAATGGTTCCTAATATGGGTGCGATGGGACCTACAATGGGAGCAATGGGACAGATGGCCCCTACGATGGGAGCTATGGCACAGATGCCACAGATGGGTGGATGTGGATACCCAGCGGTCTCACCATCTCAATACTATCCTCCACAAGTTATGCCTGCACAGTTCAGTCCTACGAATCAACAAGTCCAATATAATCAGCAAGATGTATATGTTCCGATGATTCATCCGACTCAAACGACTCAAGTCAATCAGATGAACTACAAATATGTACATTACTTCCCGCAGAACACGAACGTCGTAAACCAAGCAACGCAGCAAAACCTTTGTGGAACGGTACAACCAATCATGGCACCTTGTCCTCCGCCATGCCCACCGCCATGTGGCCCATGTGGTCCTTGGAGAAAGAATTAA
- a CDS encoding SDR family NAD(P)-dependent oxidoreductase has translation MSSDKKVVIVTGAAKGIGKQIAIDFAKAGYIPSLIDFDKNELESTLAEVKSIEKRAISITCDVKNPEEIMHAVAETHDQLGDIQCLINNAGLSKWKSPYELSVDEWDDILNTNLRSVFLFSRETAKYMSKSGGGSIINMASTRAAMSEPHSEAYAATKGGIVALTHALAASFSEDFITVNSISPGWIHTGNYKELREVDHDQHLSKRVGMPADISRACLFLAQSDNNFITGENITIDGGMTRKMIYEH, from the coding sequence ATGAGCAGTGATAAAAAGGTTGTAATCGTTACAGGAGCAGCAAAAGGGATAGGAAAACAAATCGCGATTGATTTTGCCAAAGCAGGCTATATCCCTTCATTAATAGACTTTGACAAAAATGAACTTGAATCAACTTTGGCTGAAGTTAAATCAATTGAAAAGAGAGCAATTTCGATAACATGTGACGTTAAGAATCCTGAAGAGATCATGCATGCAGTTGCAGAAACACATGATCAATTAGGTGACATTCAATGCCTGATTAACAATGCTGGTCTTTCGAAATGGAAATCTCCCTATGAATTATCTGTAGATGAATGGGATGACATTTTGAACACAAACTTAAGAAGCGTATTTCTTTTTTCAAGAGAAACAGCCAAGTACATGTCTAAATCAGGTGGAGGATCCATTATCAATATGGCTTCCACTCGTGCAGCGATGTCTGAGCCACATTCTGAAGCATATGCGGCGACTAAGGGCGGAATCGTTGCTTTAACTCATGCTTTAGCAGCATCATTCTCTGAAGATTTTATTACCGTAAACTCTATAAGCCCTGGCTGGATACATACAGGGAATTATAAGGAGTTGCGTGAAGTTGATCATGATCAGCATCTCTCAAAAAGAGTGGGTATGCCAGCTGATATTTCAAGGGCATGCTTATTTTTAGCGCAGTCTGACAATAATTTTATTACCGGGGAAAATATTACGATCGATGGCGGGATGACTAGAAAAATGATTTATGAACATTAA
- a CDS encoding alpha/beta hydrolase: protein MAILKGSITDDKIYSNYLDEEIDLLIYLPAKFTPLVKYPILIAQDGRDYFQLGKLAKTADRLMEEENLQSCIIVGVNHKGIEDRKAKYDPTGEKHENYIRFMAFELTSYLNEKFNTLQLGAGMGLIGDSLGGYIAFKLSILYPNTFGKVIVQSPYVPESLIETVASIEQMQTLTIYHSIGDEEEQFTNPEGITKDFLTPNRQLNKLLNNLALDYEYAEFQGNHLWVNWQKDLIPALRFLYSDQ from the coding sequence ATGGCCATACTTAAAGGTTCAATCACAGATGATAAGATATATAGCAACTACTTGGATGAAGAAATTGATTTACTCATTTATTTGCCTGCAAAGTTTACTCCACTCGTGAAGTACCCGATCCTAATTGCCCAAGATGGCAGAGATTACTTTCAGTTAGGAAAGCTGGCTAAAACCGCTGATCGTTTGATGGAAGAAGAAAATTTGCAGAGCTGTATCATTGTTGGTGTTAATCATAAAGGCATTGAAGACCGAAAAGCAAAATATGATCCAACAGGAGAAAAACACGAAAATTACATCCGATTCATGGCATTCGAACTTACCTCTTACCTTAATGAGAAGTTTAACACACTCCAACTTGGTGCGGGTATGGGCTTAATCGGTGATTCTCTAGGTGGTTACATAGCATTTAAGCTTAGTATTCTATATCCAAACACGTTCGGTAAAGTAATCGTACAATCTCCTTACGTTCCTGAAAGTCTTATTGAGACCGTTGCATCGATCGAACAAATGCAAACGTTGACCATTTATCACTCAATAGGTGATGAAGAAGAGCAATTTACGAATCCTGAAGGAATAACGAAAGATTTTTTAACGCCTAACAGACAACTGAATAAGCTACTGAATAATTTGGCTCTGGATTATGAATACGCCGAGTTTCAAGGAAATCATCTCTGGGTAAATTGGCAGAAAGACTTAATTCCCGCGTTAAGGTTTCTTTACAGTGACCAGTAA
- the sat gene encoding sulfate adenylyltransferase: MLLLPHGGSLVNRQFTNVECNQNQIKIELDAISLSDLECISNGAFSPLDSFMNKADYESVVNGMRLYNGLPWSVPITLPVTDDKAKQLIKQQEALLIYENTVYGKIEITDIYKPDKLLEVKNVYRTEDVSHPGVQNVLNRGSWYVGGKVTLVNKPPRKVDSSYYLNPKETREQFNKNGWEKIVGFQTRNPIHRAHEYLQKTALEQMDGLLLHPLVGETKQDDIPAEVRMKSYETLLQHYYPKNRVLLGAFPGSMRYAGPREAIFHSIIRKNYGCSHIIIGRDHAGVGNFYGPYDAQHIFAEFNKEEIGITPIFFENSFYCTKCGAMATIKTCPHDEKDRLILSGTKVREMLKNNEPISPHFSRNEVISILRDYYGE; this comes from the coding sequence ATGCTCCTTCTTCCTCATGGTGGAAGTTTAGTCAATCGACAGTTTACTAATGTCGAGTGCAATCAAAACCAAATAAAAATTGAATTAGATGCGATCAGTTTATCTGATTTAGAATGTATTTCTAACGGTGCATTTAGTCCTCTTGATTCGTTTATGAACAAAGCCGATTACGAAAGTGTTGTAAATGGAATGAGGTTGTATAACGGACTTCCTTGGAGTGTTCCTATAACATTACCTGTTACAGACGATAAGGCTAAACAATTAATAAAGCAGCAAGAAGCGTTACTGATTTATGAAAATACGGTCTATGGAAAAATAGAAATTACGGATATTTATAAACCTGACAAACTTTTAGAAGTGAAAAACGTCTATCGTACAGAGGATGTGTCGCATCCAGGGGTACAGAATGTATTAAATAGAGGAAGTTGGTATGTCGGAGGAAAGGTTACGTTGGTGAACAAACCTCCACGAAAAGTGGATTCTAGCTATTATTTGAATCCTAAAGAAACGAGAGAACAGTTTAATAAGAACGGATGGGAAAAAATCGTTGGCTTTCAAACGAGAAATCCCATTCATCGTGCACATGAATATTTACAAAAAACAGCTCTAGAACAGATGGACGGGCTGTTATTGCACCCGTTAGTAGGAGAAACAAAACAAGATGACATACCTGCAGAAGTTAGAATGAAATCTTATGAAACACTTCTCCAACATTATTATCCTAAAAATCGCGTTCTTTTGGGTGCCTTTCCAGGATCAATGAGATATGCAGGTCCGCGTGAAGCGATTTTTCATTCTATCATAAGAAAAAATTATGGATGCAGTCATATTATTATAGGAAGAGATCATGCAGGAGTAGGCAATTTTTATGGTCCTTATGATGCTCAACATATTTTTGCTGAGTTTAATAAGGAGGAGATCGGAATAACCCCTATTTTCTTCGAGAATAGTTTTTATTGTACAAAATGTGGAGCGATGGCTACGATTAAAACTTGTCCGCATGATGAAAAAGACAGACTTATTCTATCTGGAACGAAAGTTAGAGAAATGCTTAAAAATAACGAGCCGATCTCACCTCATTTTAGCCGCAATGAAGTCATCTCAATATTACGTGATTATTATGGTGAATAA